One window from the genome of Paraconexibacter algicola encodes:
- a CDS encoding FlgD immunoglobulin-like domain containing protein encodes MLRPRRLPVPVLAALGVLAPGAAAAEAPVVFTNTGTDCRNLAITLPIDPVAARELVPERFAFAGEEPEGFVELATCPEGTIDGVRRPAYRIAEAAVVIRTPVPLDDPGGTITQDIYAISQLDTDPELSRRKVDVGFRSDLVDIAFDRSGPLGTRIDARIPWAFSPYTMTADLTPGTPPLPGVTIVTRIWGLGPKGLVLTRNDIEQVHEGSVASGTVTFAPGSPLSRLFGGTTLRGTGISGRGTFTNVTRIVEPAPVASPAPAPAVRPRLVVRREGRALRIAVRDAAGPFRATVRRGASARGGLVRTLRGATAVRWDGRRADGRRVPDGRYTVRVRRTTGDRALVGALTVRVARGAVRPTG; translated from the coding sequence GTGCTCCGACCCCGTCGCCTGCCCGTCCCCGTCCTCGCCGCCCTCGGCGTGCTCGCGCCCGGCGCGGCCGCCGCCGAGGCGCCCGTCGTGTTCACGAACACCGGCACCGACTGCCGCAACCTCGCGATCACGCTGCCGATCGACCCGGTCGCCGCGCGTGAGCTCGTGCCCGAGCGCTTCGCCTTCGCCGGCGAGGAGCCCGAGGGGTTCGTCGAGCTCGCCACCTGCCCCGAGGGGACGATCGACGGGGTCCGCCGTCCCGCCTACCGGATCGCCGAGGCCGCGGTGGTGATCCGCACGCCCGTCCCGCTCGACGACCCCGGCGGCACGATCACCCAGGACATCTACGCGATCTCGCAGCTCGACACCGATCCCGAGCTCTCGCGCCGCAAGGTCGACGTCGGCTTCCGCTCCGACCTCGTCGACATCGCCTTCGACCGCTCCGGGCCGCTCGGGACGCGCATCGACGCCCGGATCCCGTGGGCGTTCTCGCCGTACACGATGACCGCCGACCTCACCCCCGGAACGCCGCCGCTGCCCGGCGTCACCATCGTCACCCGGATCTGGGGGCTCGGACCGAAGGGCCTCGTGCTGACCCGCAACGACATCGAGCAGGTCCACGAGGGATCGGTCGCCTCCGGCACCGTGACGTTCGCCCCCGGCTCGCCGCTGTCGCGGCTGTTCGGCGGCACGACCCTGCGCGGCACCGGGATCTCCGGCCGCGGCACGTTCACGAACGTCACGCGGATCGTCGAGCCCGCGCCGGTCGCGTCGCCCGCTCCGGCCCCCGCCGTCCGGCCCCGGCTCGTCGTCCGCCGCGAGGGCCGCGCCTTGCGGATCGCCGTCCGGGACGCCGCCGGCCCGTTCCGGGCCACGGTGCGCCGCGGCGCCTCCGCGCGCGGCGGGCTGGTGCGGACGCTGCGCGGCGCGACCGCGGTGCGCTGGGACGGCCGCCGCGCCGACGGGCGCCGCGTGCCCGACGGGCGCTACACCGTCCGCGTGCGGCGCACGACCGGCGACCGCGCGCTCGTCGGCGCGCTCACGGTGCGCGTGGCGCGCGGCGCCGTGCGGCCGACGGGCTGA